From Oligoflexia bacterium, a single genomic window includes:
- a CDS encoding alpha/beta hydrolase, with protein sequence MIKYLLLLCLLAVPSLSCTHLLYHPTQHQYYDPVKAGVTPDEIWFENDEGQKLFGWYFHAKTKTPSKALIVFFHGNAENLSSHFATLLFVLEQGYDFFIFDYSGYGKSPGKPTPKATIQDGKAAIKWASDHRKGKPLVVFGQSLGGAIAMRSVAEVKDQIPIDLVVVDSTFHSYKSVANRLMRKHWVTWLFSPLAYVLMNDTYSPEDSISKLSPIPMVVIHGDQDQTVDYQLGKEVFHLAQQPKEFWEVPGGMHTDAFWRHGKTYRDKFIKRLDSLNK encoded by the coding sequence ATGATTAAATATCTTTTGCTACTGTGTTTATTAGCTGTGCCATCTTTGAGTTGTACCCATCTTTTGTATCACCCCACACAACATCAGTATTATGATCCTGTTAAAGCGGGTGTAACCCCTGATGAAATTTGGTTTGAAAATGATGAGGGGCAAAAACTTTTTGGTTGGTACTTTCACGCTAAAACAAAAACCCCTTCTAAGGCACTCATAGTTTTTTTTCACGGAAATGCAGAGAACTTAAGCTCACACTTTGCCACTCTGCTTTTTGTACTTGAGCAGGGCTATGATTTTTTTATTTTCGATTACAGTGGGTACGGAAAATCTCCTGGCAAACCTACTCCTAAAGCAACTATTCAAGACGGTAAAGCCGCAATTAAATGGGCAAGTGACCATCGAAAAGGCAAACCCCTTGTAGTATTTGGGCAAAGTCTTGGCGGAGCCATTGCAATGAGATCAGTTGCTGAAGTGAAAGATCAAATACCAATTGATCTTGTTGTGGTTGATTCTACATTTCACTCTTATAAATCTGTAGCTAACAGACTGATGCGTAAACATTGGGTGACTTGGCTCTTTTCACCACTAGCCTATGTATTGATGAATGATACCTATTCTCCTGAAGATTCTATTTCAAAGTTATCCCCAATCCCCATGGTTGTAATTCATGGAGATCAAGATCAAACAGTTGATTATCAATTAGGAAAAGAAGTATTTCATCTAGCCCAACAACCAAAAGAATTTTGGGAAGTTCCAGGTGGAATGCATACCGACGCTTTTTGGCGTCATGGCAAAACTTACCGCGATAAATTTATTAAGCGACTTGATTCACTTAATAAATAA